Proteins from a genomic interval of Paenibacillus sp. RC334:
- a CDS encoding ribonuclease HII, with translation MDRRVWSMEEKAVTDMLRYEKECWEQSYERIAGIDEVGRGCLFGDVVAAAVILPNGELLEGVDDSKKLTDKKRETYYELIMEKAIAVGVGYVDARTIDAINIKQAARLAMKQAVEALHVSPDYLLVDAEKVDLPISQLSIIKGDANSQSIAAASIIAKVTRDRLCKGEWDAKYPEYGIGIHKGYATKLHREQILMLGPTAMHRRSFLGNLLIEQPTLFDL, from the coding sequence ATAGATAGGCGGGTATGGAGTATGGAAGAAAAAGCGGTAACGGACATGCTGCGTTATGAAAAAGAGTGCTGGGAGCAATCCTATGAGCGCATCGCTGGCATTGATGAGGTAGGCCGAGGATGTTTATTCGGGGATGTTGTGGCTGCGGCGGTCATTTTGCCGAACGGTGAGCTGCTGGAGGGCGTGGATGATTCCAAAAAGCTGACGGACAAAAAGAGGGAAACCTACTATGAGCTGATTATGGAGAAGGCCATTGCCGTAGGAGTCGGGTATGTGGACGCACGAACGATTGATGCCATCAATATTAAACAGGCAGCTCGTTTGGCTATGAAGCAGGCTGTTGAGGCTCTGCATGTATCTCCTGATTATTTACTTGTAGATGCAGAAAAGGTGGATTTGCCTATATCCCAGCTTTCTATTATTAAAGGAGATGCGAACAGCCAGTCTATTGCTGCGGCTTCTATTATTGCCAAGGTAACCCGTGATCGACTGTGCAAAGGTGAATGGGATGCAAAGTACCCGGAATATGGGATTGGCATACATAAAGGTTACGCTACGAAGCTGCATAGGGAACAAATTTTGATGCTGGGACCTACAGCAATGCATAGACGCAGCTTTCTTGGTAATTTGTTGATCGAGCAACCGACGTTGTTTGACCTGTAA